The following are from one region of the Syngnathus acus chromosome 19, fSynAcu1.2, whole genome shotgun sequence genome:
- the LOC119137825 gene encoding chromobox protein homolog 2-like isoform X3, which produces MEGVTVGQVFDAECILSKRPRKGKFEYLVKWRGWSSKHNSWEPEENILDPRLLAAFHKREQERDLLFQKKGKRPRGRPRKFPLPVPPAAKDNRSSSSSFSGASSSASEEDEEAERRKAEGAAMPASPRPHPAPQKRPPVLAAKAEPHRSKRGRKALHADLGALRRAKSRTPPLPLSPSRHQLLPGFLRKAEPRPGIKKPLQPASFTYTGLGRTARDHHAAAQSSLFSQVSATSKGGCLWSRPAPASSLPPHRKTSHGELKCAASGRGYGPKGTPPSPRAVFGGGQEAAQRLAPPPRRQDGHQHKRAPPSQRLSLRAPDPQSVARTPLAGHQGNSGAAVRTSSRSGSLVVIRDACVTPKGRRPGSPAGGAAEKDGGGRRRDQRASAGRNLDELSAGDSDDSSGGEWERDGASSYPDDGRPSLGDAATESDAETDWRPARDLLEHVFVTDVTANFITVTVKESPTSVGFFNPRNH; this is translated from the exons ATGGAGGGGGTCACAGTGGGCCAGGTATTTGATGCCGAATGCATCCTAAGCAAGCGGCCGAGAAAG GGCAAGTTCGAGTATCTTGTCAAGTGGAGAGGGTGGTCGTCCAA GCACAACAGTTGGGAGCCAGAGGAGAATATTTTGGACCCGAGGTTACTGGCAGCTTTTCACAAAAG GGAACAAGAGCGAGACCTTTTGTTCCAGAAGAAAGGAAAGAGGCCAAGAGGACGACCACGCAAGTTTCCG CTTCCCGTTCCTCCCGCCGCCAAAGACAACCGCTCGTCCTCATCGTCCTTCTCCGGCGCGTCTTCGTCGGCGTCcgaggaagatgaggaagcGGAGCGCCGGAAGGCCGAGGGGGCGGCGATGCCGGCCAGCCCCCGGCCGCACCCCGCCCCCCAGAAGAGGCCTCCCGTCCTGGCGGCCAAAGCCGAGCCGCATCGCAGCAAGCGCGGGCGGAAGGCGCTTCACGCCGACCTGGGCGCTTTGAGGCGCGCCAAAAGCAGGACGCCGCCCTTGCCCTTGTCCCCGAGCCGCCACCAGCTGCTGCCGGGCTTCCTGCGCAA AGCGGAGCCCCGGCCGGGGATAAAGAAGCCGCTGCAGCCGGCCAGCTTCACCTACACCGGACTCGGCCGGACCGCCAGAGACCACCACGCTGCTGCCCAGAGCTCGCTTTTCTCCCAGGTGTCGGCGACATCCAAAGGGGGCTGCCTTTGGAGCCGACCCGCGCCCGCCTCCTCGCTGCCGCCGCATAGGAAGACGTCGCACGGCGAGCTCAAATGCGCCGCGTCGGGCCGGGGCTACGGCCCCAAAGGGACGCCGCCCTCTCCGAGAGCCGTCTTCGGGGGCGGCCAGGAGGCCGCGCAGCGCCTCGCGCCGCCTCCGAGGAGACAGGACGGCCACCAACACAAGCGAGCGCCGCCCTCGCAGCGGCTCAGCCTGCGGGCGCCCGACCCGCAGAGTGTCGCCAGGACGCCGCTCGCCGGCCATCAGGGCaacagcggcgcggcggtgcGCACCAGCTCGCGGAGCGGCAGCCTGGTGGTCATCAGAGACGCTTGCGTGACACCCAAAGGGCGGCGTCCGGGCTCGCCCGCAGGCGGCGCCGCTGAGAAGGACGGTGGCGGGCGGCGGCGGGACCAGCGTGCGTCCGCCGGCCGCAACCTAGACGAACTCAGCGCCGGCGACTCGGACGacagcagcggcggcgagTGGGAGCGGGACGGCGCCTCGTCGTATCCCGACGACGGGCGGCCCAGCCTGGGCGACGCCGCCACCGAGTCGGACGCCGAGACGGACTGGCGGCCCGCGCGGGACCTTCTGGAACACGTGTTTGTCACCGACGTCACAGCCAATTTTATCACCGTCACCGTCAAGGAGTCGCCCACCAGCGTGGGCTTCTTCAACCCGCGCAACCACTAG
- the LOC119137825 gene encoding chromobox protein homolog 2-like isoform X1 translates to MEGVTVGQVFDAECILSKRPRKGKFEYLVKWRGWSSKHNSWEPEENILDPRLLAAFHKREQERDLLFQKKGKRPRGRPRKFPLPVPPAAKDNRSSSSSFSGASSSASEEDEEAERRKAEGAAMPASPRPHPAPQKRPPVLAAKAEPHRSKRGRKALHADLGALRRAKSRTPPLPLSPSRHQLLPGFLRKYGKYGTAFANAAQTQRSSRHTFPKPASCFPRAEPRPGIKKPLQPASFTYTGLGRTARDHHAAAQSSLFSQVSATSKGGCLWSRPAPASSLPPHRKTSHGELKCAASGRGYGPKGTPPSPRAVFGGGQEAAQRLAPPPRRQDGHQHKRAPPSQRLSLRAPDPQSVARTPLAGHQGNSGAAVRTSSRSGSLVVIRDACVTPKGRRPGSPAGGAAEKDGGGRRRDQRASAGRNLDELSAGDSDDSSGGEWERDGASSYPDDGRPSLGDAATESDAETDWRPARDLLEHVFVTDVTANFITVTVKESPTSVGFFNPRNH, encoded by the exons ATGGAGGGGGTCACAGTGGGCCAGGTATTTGATGCCGAATGCATCCTAAGCAAGCGGCCGAGAAAG GGCAAGTTCGAGTATCTTGTCAAGTGGAGAGGGTGGTCGTCCAA GCACAACAGTTGGGAGCCAGAGGAGAATATTTTGGACCCGAGGTTACTGGCAGCTTTTCACAAAAG GGAACAAGAGCGAGACCTTTTGTTCCAGAAGAAAGGAAAGAGGCCAAGAGGACGACCACGCAAGTTTCCG CTTCCCGTTCCTCCCGCCGCCAAAGACAACCGCTCGTCCTCATCGTCCTTCTCCGGCGCGTCTTCGTCGGCGTCcgaggaagatgaggaagcGGAGCGCCGGAAGGCCGAGGGGGCGGCGATGCCGGCCAGCCCCCGGCCGCACCCCGCCCCCCAGAAGAGGCCTCCCGTCCTGGCGGCCAAAGCCGAGCCGCATCGCAGCAAGCGCGGGCGGAAGGCGCTTCACGCCGACCTGGGCGCTTTGAGGCGCGCCAAAAGCAGGACGCCGCCCTTGCCCTTGTCCCCGAGCCGCCACCAGCTGCTGCCGGGCTTCCTGCGCAAGTATGGAAAGTACGGAACGGCATTTGCAAACGCAGCGCAAACGCAACGCAGCTCTCGACATACCTTTCCAAAGCCCGCCTCGTGCTTTCCCAGAGCGGAGCCCCGGCCGGGGATAAAGAAGCCGCTGCAGCCGGCCAGCTTCACCTACACCGGACTCGGCCGGACCGCCAGAGACCACCACGCTGCTGCCCAGAGCTCGCTTTTCTCCCAGGTGTCGGCGACATCCAAAGGGGGCTGCCTTTGGAGCCGACCCGCGCCCGCCTCCTCGCTGCCGCCGCATAGGAAGACGTCGCACGGCGAGCTCAAATGCGCCGCGTCGGGCCGGGGCTACGGCCCCAAAGGGACGCCGCCCTCTCCGAGAGCCGTCTTCGGGGGCGGCCAGGAGGCCGCGCAGCGCCTCGCGCCGCCTCCGAGGAGACAGGACGGCCACCAACACAAGCGAGCGCCGCCCTCGCAGCGGCTCAGCCTGCGGGCGCCCGACCCGCAGAGTGTCGCCAGGACGCCGCTCGCCGGCCATCAGGGCaacagcggcgcggcggtgcGCACCAGCTCGCGGAGCGGCAGCCTGGTGGTCATCAGAGACGCTTGCGTGACACCCAAAGGGCGGCGTCCGGGCTCGCCCGCAGGCGGCGCCGCTGAGAAGGACGGTGGCGGGCGGCGGCGGGACCAGCGTGCGTCCGCCGGCCGCAACCTAGACGAACTCAGCGCCGGCGACTCGGACGacagcagcggcggcgagTGGGAGCGGGACGGCGCCTCGTCGTATCCCGACGACGGGCGGCCCAGCCTGGGCGACGCCGCCACCGAGTCGGACGCCGAGACGGACTGGCGGCCCGCGCGGGACCTTCTGGAACACGTGTTTGTCACCGACGTCACAGCCAATTTTATCACCGTCACCGTCAAGGAGTCGCCCACCAGCGTGGGCTTCTTCAACCCGCGCAACCACTAG
- the LOC119137824 gene encoding prolyl 4-hydroxylase subunit alpha-1-like, translating into MAPLCFLLLLLGFSSAAEFYSSIDHMTELLHTEQDLLASLEDYVRAEEYKLEVVKRWARRLSNLSALAIRDPEVFLGHPVNAFQLLKRLNREWRDLESLVRSDVANAFVARLSAKREHLPGEDDQTGAAEALLRLQDTYQLDIDTLAKGQLPGTSALPSALTPDDCFDLGLAAYKDDDFYLTEMWMSQAIGQMERAEQAGQAGQPLGVSPVTILDYHSYSLYKLGDLERALESTKKILELDPQNQRAKDGLKYYEHELANPKSDKAVPVTQRVRPTSYNASTYKRLCRGDNVELTALKQSRLFCRYYDNQRHPNLLLAPAKEEELWDFPRVVRYYDIASDDDMERIKEMARPTLSRSQVRNNANNSNQASRVRISQNTWLGNYQSPLLTKLINRAGYITGLDMTTAESMQVANYGVGGLYEPHIDFQGKEVANPYPDLGTGNRIATWMLYLSNVEAGGATVFPKVGAVAWPIKGSAVFWYNLHPNGEGDYYTQHAACPVLVGSKWVANTWLHERGQEFRRRCDLLSPAELDALE; encoded by the exons ATGGCGCCCCTTTGCTTCTTGCTGCTCCTCCTGGGCTTCTCCTCGGCCGCTGAGTTCTACTCTTCCATAG ATCACATGACGGAGCTGCTGCACACGGAGCAGGACCTGTTGGCCTCGCTGGAGGACTACGTCCGAGCCGAGGAGTACAAACTGGAGGTGGTCAAAAG GTGGGCCCGGAGGCTGTCCAACCTGTCGGCGTTGGCCATCCGGGACCCCGAAGTCTTCCTCGGCCACCCCGTCAACGCCTTCCAACTTCTCAAGAGGCTGAACCGGGAGTGGCGCGACCTGGAGAGCCTGGTGCGCAGCGACGTGGCCAACG CTTTCGTGGCGCGCCTGAGCGCCAAACGGGAGCACCTTCCCGGCGAGGACGACCAGACGGGCGCGGCCGAAGCCCTCCTGAGGCTGCAGGACACCTACCAGCTGGACATCGACACCCTGGCCAAAGGCCAGCTGCCGG GAACCTCGGCGCTCCCGAGCGCCCTGACGCCGGACGACTGCTTCGACCTGGGCTTGGCGGCGTACAAGGATGACGACTTCTACCTCACCGAGATGTGGATGTCTCAGGCTATCGGGCAGATGGAGCGGGCCGAGCAAGCCGGGCAAGCCGGGCAGCCCCTCGGCGTCAGCCCCGTCACCATCCTGGACTACCACAGCTACTCCCTCTACAAGCTGGGAGACCTGGAGCGCGCCTTGGAGTCCACCAAGAAGATCCTGGAGCTCG ATCCGCAAAACCAACGAGCCAAAGACGGTCTCAAGTACTATGAGCACGAACTGGCCAATCCCAAGAGCGACAAGGCCGTGCCGGTGACCCAGCGGGTGCGCCCCACTTCCTACAACGCCAGCACGTACAAGCGGCTGTGTCGCGGCGACAATGTGGAGTTG ACGGCGCTCAAACAGAGCCGCCTCTTTTGCCGTTACTATGACAACCAGCGCCATCCCAACCTGCTGCTGGCTCCCGCCAAAGAGGAGGAGCTGTGGGACTTCCCCCGCGTGGTCCGCTATTACGACATAGCGTCGGACGACGACATGGAGCGAATCAAAGAGATGGCCAGGCCCACG CTCTCGCGCTCCCAAGTGAGGAACAACGCCAACAACTCCAACCAAGCATCGCGAGTGAGAATCTCTCAGAA caccTGGCTGGGCAACTACCAGTCCCCATTGCTGACCAAGCTGATCAACAGAGCGGGTTACATCACCGGCCTGGACATGACCACCGCAGAGTCCATGCAG gTGGCCAACTACGGCGTGGGCGGACTCTACGAACCCCATATTGACTTTCAAGGG AAAGAAGTGGCCAACCCGTACCCAGATTTGGGAACCGGAAACCGAATCGCCACCTGGATGCTTTAT TTAAGCAACGTGGAGGCAGGGGGCGCCACCGTCTTCCCCAAAGTGGGCGCCGTCGCCTGGCCAATCAAG GGCTCGGCCGTGTTCTGGTACAATCTTCACCCCAACGGAGAGGGAGACTATTACACCCAGCACGCTGCCTGTCCCGTCCTGGTGGGAAGCAAGTGGG TGGCCAACACGTGGCTGCACGAGCGAGGTCAGGAGTTCAGGaggcgctgcgatctgctaaGTCCGGCTGAGCTCGACGCGCTGGAATGA
- the LOC119137835 gene encoding cytochrome c oxidase assembly protein COX11, mitochondrial, producing MLLSALLRQAPRQAPRPRLGPSPPPRGLACDAGRPLRVLWPQIPAARPYVQSRGVKSRKRPSFEEQRKTRNKTVLTYVAAAGVAMVGLSYAAVPLYRLYCQATGLGGSAVAGHDSDLVATMEPVKERVIKVTFNADTHASMRWNFRPQQTEIFVVPGETALAFYRAKNPTDKPIIGISTYNVVPFDAGQYFNKIQCFCFEEQRLNPHEEVDMPVFFYIDPEFDADPRMARVDTITLSYTFFEAKEGQRPPLPGYGYS from the exons ATGCTGCTGTCCGCGCTCCTGCGCCAGGCGCCGCGCCAGGCGCCGCGCCCCCGCCTCGGGCCCTCGCCCCCACCGAGGGGTCTCGCCTGCGACGCCGGGAGGCCGCTGCGCGTGCTGTGGCCCCAAATCCCAGCCGCGCGCCCCTACGTCCAGAGCCGCGGCGTCAAGAGCAGAAAGCGTCCGAGCTTCGAGGAGCAGCGCAAGACTCGCAACAAGACGGTGCTGACGTACGTGGCGGCCGCAGGCGTGGCCATGGTCGGCCTGTCCTACGCCGCCGTGCCACTCTACAGGCTCTACTGCCAG GCGACGGGGCTCGGCGGCTCGGCGGTGGCCGGTCACGACTCGGACCTGGTGGCCACCATGGAGCCGGTGAAGGAGCGCGTCATCAAAGTCACCTTCAACGCCGACACGCATGCCAGCATGCGGTGGAACTTCAGACCTCAGCAGACGGAGATCTTT GTGGTCCCGGGGGAGACTGCGCTGGCCTTCTACAGGGCCAAGAACCCCACTGACAAGCCCATCATCGGCATCTCCACCTACAACGTGGTGCCCTTCGACGCCGGCCAGTACTTCAACAAGATCCAG TGCTTCTGCTTCGAGGAGCAGCGTCTGAACCCTCACGAGGAGGTGGACATGCCCGTCTTCTTCTACATCGACCCCGAGTTTGACGCCGACCCCAGGATGGCCCGCGTGGACACCATCACGCTGTCCTACACCTTCTTCGAGGCCAAGGAGGGACAGCGTCCGCCGCTGCCGGGCTACGGCTACAGCTGA
- the LOC119137825 gene encoding chromobox protein homolog 2-like isoform X2 — MEGVTVGQVFDAECILSKRPRKGKFEYLVKWRGWSSKHNSWEPEENILDPRLLAAFHKREQERDLLFQKKGKRPRGRPRKFPLPVPPAAKDNRSSSSSFSGASSSASEEDEEAERRKAEGAAMPASPRPHPAPQKRPPVLAAKAEPHRSKRGRKALHADLGALRRAKSRTPPLPLSPSRHQLLPGFLRKYGKAEPRPGIKKPLQPASFTYTGLGRTARDHHAAAQSSLFSQVSATSKGGCLWSRPAPASSLPPHRKTSHGELKCAASGRGYGPKGTPPSPRAVFGGGQEAAQRLAPPPRRQDGHQHKRAPPSQRLSLRAPDPQSVARTPLAGHQGNSGAAVRTSSRSGSLVVIRDACVTPKGRRPGSPAGGAAEKDGGGRRRDQRASAGRNLDELSAGDSDDSSGGEWERDGASSYPDDGRPSLGDAATESDAETDWRPARDLLEHVFVTDVTANFITVTVKESPTSVGFFNPRNH, encoded by the exons ATGGAGGGGGTCACAGTGGGCCAGGTATTTGATGCCGAATGCATCCTAAGCAAGCGGCCGAGAAAG GGCAAGTTCGAGTATCTTGTCAAGTGGAGAGGGTGGTCGTCCAA GCACAACAGTTGGGAGCCAGAGGAGAATATTTTGGACCCGAGGTTACTGGCAGCTTTTCACAAAAG GGAACAAGAGCGAGACCTTTTGTTCCAGAAGAAAGGAAAGAGGCCAAGAGGACGACCACGCAAGTTTCCG CTTCCCGTTCCTCCCGCCGCCAAAGACAACCGCTCGTCCTCATCGTCCTTCTCCGGCGCGTCTTCGTCGGCGTCcgaggaagatgaggaagcGGAGCGCCGGAAGGCCGAGGGGGCGGCGATGCCGGCCAGCCCCCGGCCGCACCCCGCCCCCCAGAAGAGGCCTCCCGTCCTGGCGGCCAAAGCCGAGCCGCATCGCAGCAAGCGCGGGCGGAAGGCGCTTCACGCCGACCTGGGCGCTTTGAGGCGCGCCAAAAGCAGGACGCCGCCCTTGCCCTTGTCCCCGAGCCGCCACCAGCTGCTGCCGGGCTTCCTGCGCAAGTATGGAAA AGCGGAGCCCCGGCCGGGGATAAAGAAGCCGCTGCAGCCGGCCAGCTTCACCTACACCGGACTCGGCCGGACCGCCAGAGACCACCACGCTGCTGCCCAGAGCTCGCTTTTCTCCCAGGTGTCGGCGACATCCAAAGGGGGCTGCCTTTGGAGCCGACCCGCGCCCGCCTCCTCGCTGCCGCCGCATAGGAAGACGTCGCACGGCGAGCTCAAATGCGCCGCGTCGGGCCGGGGCTACGGCCCCAAAGGGACGCCGCCCTCTCCGAGAGCCGTCTTCGGGGGCGGCCAGGAGGCCGCGCAGCGCCTCGCGCCGCCTCCGAGGAGACAGGACGGCCACCAACACAAGCGAGCGCCGCCCTCGCAGCGGCTCAGCCTGCGGGCGCCCGACCCGCAGAGTGTCGCCAGGACGCCGCTCGCCGGCCATCAGGGCaacagcggcgcggcggtgcGCACCAGCTCGCGGAGCGGCAGCCTGGTGGTCATCAGAGACGCTTGCGTGACACCCAAAGGGCGGCGTCCGGGCTCGCCCGCAGGCGGCGCCGCTGAGAAGGACGGTGGCGGGCGGCGGCGGGACCAGCGTGCGTCCGCCGGCCGCAACCTAGACGAACTCAGCGCCGGCGACTCGGACGacagcagcggcggcgagTGGGAGCGGGACGGCGCCTCGTCGTATCCCGACGACGGGCGGCCCAGCCTGGGCGACGCCGCCACCGAGTCGGACGCCGAGACGGACTGGCGGCCCGCGCGGGACCTTCTGGAACACGTGTTTGTCACCGACGTCACAGCCAATTTTATCACCGTCACCGTCAAGGAGTCGCCCACCAGCGTGGGCTTCTTCAACCCGCGCAACCACTAG